The Plasmodium knowlesi strain H genome assembly, chromosome: 12 sequence CTTCACCCCCCTTTTAGCTTTCCGTAcaccttaattttttctcatgaCTGTAGAACATACGGAACAACTGTACAACAGTTGCGTAATTGATAGGGGGTGTGGAACAGCAGAGAgaacttttcttcttatatgGGAAGGATATTTTGGCATTttgttccgtttttttttttttttttgattttctcggtttctccatttttccatttttttaaatactcCACATTTGTAGCATTGGCCCTTCcataacaatttttattttttcttaaattttcACAAACAGGAACCTGAGGAAGGAATTGACAAGAATGCGTAACAGCGGCAGTGTCCTACAAGTATATTGTTGCTACATATGAAGCTCGTTTTATTCATTAATTTTGGCAATTTCCACCTCACGCTGAGGAACGCAACATCCTTCTTAAGGTTTCCATCCCCTTATTATGAAAAACGAGGAACAGGGATAAGGAGTAAATAATTTGCGCGTGTTGAGGAATAAATATTGAAGGTCCACGGATCGcatgcatttatatatatttattttttcccttgatttccttttcacattaaagtgaaaaaaaaaaaaaaaaaaaaaaaaaaaaaaagtgacgtATAAATGTTGCGGTGGGCGACGCTCAACTAATCGTAAAATACGAAGGcggcacttttttttttttttttttttttttaataaattaaaatttttttaactctttttattctacaactgatttatttttatgcataCATGTTTGCAAAAGTGAacgagaattttttttaagtttttatGTCATCTACCTGTTCACTATGTAACTCGCACGTCGTATGTAATATGAAAAGGGAACAGACGTTTACGTGCGTACGTATGGGTAAAGGTACCAAGGGGCGACTTATTAATATACCATTTTAAGGAGAgtattttccttatttgttcattttacGTTCCTTGAGATGATCAGTTTGGGAGGCTTTTTTTACGTATGGATTCTGCGcccatttttctttgaaCGTTAGTGAAGaagcttccctttttttttgcttaggTTGCTCTGCTACCAAAAGTTTagccagaaaaaaatacaacaagcGATATAAAACACACGAACGGAGGCAACTGTgcctacatatatgtataatatcgCGTGGCCCATATGTAAGACCGTAGCGAAATTATCGTCTTCCCAATTCTTCCCGTTGTGCCTTTTCCGCTTTTCGTGGGTTGGTAATTCCCAGCGCGCTAAACCTTgggaaaaggagcaaaaaggCCAGaagaggcagaaaaaaacaaaaagaaaacaaaaaaagaaaacaaaacgaaaaaacATTATCACCTATCACcatatttaaatataataaacTAAACAATGAAGCACAGGTCGCATTTGAAGCAGCAGAATAAGCATTTCAAAAAGTTAAAGAACCATAAGAAGAATAATAAGAGTGcgaaaaatttgcaaaagaagaaaaaaaaaaatttaatacaAAAATACAGTAGTATCTTACATCGGGCATTTCAGTCCCATAGTAGCAAAGTGAACAACATAAAGAGTGAACTGGAGGAAAAATCAAAGTATATACCTTTTTATAATTGCTTAAACATCTGCCTGTTAGGGTTCCACGAAGACGCTGATGTATTATCATTCAAGAAagaatttataaaatatctctgtgaaaaaaatggagataaTATCATAACAGACACCATAAATTTGTATGATATATATACAGTacacgcagaaaaaaaaaaaaaaagatcccTTGTAATTTATGATATTCCCAGAGACATTTACGGAATTATAGATGGAACAAAATGTGCGGACATTGTCTTGTGTATATTTAAGGATGGATCAATTGAAAATTCTTCGTTCGACGAATTGGGTTACAACCTTTTGTCGCTTCTAAAAATACAAGGTGTTCCTTCCGTCATCGGGGTGGGTTATAACACAGACGAAAGCAGTAAATATTCTCAAAAATTTGTGACTAGATATTTTAATTCAGAATTTACTCAACATGATAAAATCTTTTTCATCAACGGTAGTAATGGTGGTAGCACTGACCACTTAAGCAGCAATGGTGATTTTTACAAACTGTACAGCGAAATTATGAATATGAAAATACGAAACGTTTCTTATAGGGAGGGAAGAGGTTACATGATGGTTAATTCTTATGCGTATAATGAGGAAACGGACTCCATATATTTAAAGGGTTTTGTCAAAGGAGCAGGGTTTAATACCAATAACCCTATACACATAACAAGCGCCGGTGATTATTACATTGATGATATATATGTCATAGATGTGATGACATCGAAGAGAAATAATGGTGatgaaaaaacggaaaaacaGATAAATGGCTTGAGCCAAAGGAACCAAAGTGAAGGAATAAattctaattttttaagtGATATTCTAACCAGGCAAACGAACCCCGACAGGAATTTTTACTATAACTGTAACAACATTGACTATAACTTTTTGCCaattcaaaaatgtgaaaataggTATAACAtgaatgaggaggatgacttAGTATGTGTACGTCCATACATCGAGGAGGAGCAGCGCCTACAGTGCGATAATTTAATGACACTTATGGATAGTAGCAATGGGGAGGTGACCACCGGGAGAGGACCAAACATAAGGGATGATCATTCCTGTGAGGGAGGTGATCttgtatataaatttaatttGGACAATGCATTATCCAACGGGAGTAGTAACCAAAAGGGATGGCTTCAGAGCGGTAGTAACGGAGCGACCTGCGTAGAGCAGCCGAATACCTTCAATGTGCTGTACGGAAGTTCTACCAATATGAATAGCAATAATACGCAGGGAGGCACAGACGGAAGGGGCAATTCGAACCATTCCTGGACATATGTGTCCAACGAGAAGCATGAGGTAGGAGAAGACTTTATATGTTCATACAACAGGAATGAAACATTGAACGcgaggaaatattttctagAAAGTAATAACACGGTTAGGAGCAAGGAGAGTCATTTAAAAAACGGGGAGGAATCATCGGCAAGTAGTTCGGCTGAGGAGAGTGAAGACGACTTGGACGTGGATATGGACATGGAGGGCGAAGAGGGAAATATCCCCACCAATGGCGCGGCGAGCAGTGCCATAAATGACGACGATATTGAAAGGGACTCGAACAATTCCGACCACGTATACCTGTGCAAAAATATAAGCGCAAAGGAAAGATTTAGAAAGTACAGAATTCTGCAGAGCTTCAAGTCGTCCTACATAGACGTGTATGAAGATTTACCACTGGCATATTCACGTGTGTATGATTAtgaaaattacgaaaattTAAGTaaatattcaaaaaaaaagttcgtGGAAAACTCCAAAATTATAAGGGGAGAATTTACTATAACCGATGCTTACTGCTTATttgttataaaaaatgatggtAAGTTGCTGCACTTAATAAatgacataaaaaagaagaacctGCCAATTGTCGTTTCAAGTTTGTTGCCATATGAACGAAAGGTAACTGTTGTCAATATGGAGGTCGAACGAATGACATCTTATTCAGAGAAGGTGGAGTCAAAGGAGGTGTTCGAAATTGTGTGCGGATTTAGGCATTTTATAGGTTGCCCTATTTTTAGTGAACAAATTATTAAGGGGATACAATCCAAGGGGAAATATGAGAAGCATTTGAAGCACGGAAAGAAATATGTAGCTTCTATTTTTGGTTTCACAACAGTAACAAATGCCCCCGTTTTTTTGATAAAGAAGATTACTTCCTGGGGGAATGGAAACATAAACACATACTCTTTATCAGCACAGGCGGGTAAATCCGAAATGGGATTAATCGAGCAGAATTGGGGTAATACGATACATTCGGAAGGTTTCCACTACAATGGAGAGGAACCTAATGATATGCACACTTGTGGTGATGCGTATACGAATTACGGTGGCGATAGTGTGAATACCACCCCTGTCATTGTTGCACATGGAAAGGTTGTCAGTTGTGACTGCAAGAGGATAATTATGAAGAGAATAAGTCTGTGTGgagatatttttaaaattcataaaaagaaagcagTCATTCGAAACATGTTTTATAGGCCGGAGGacataaattattttaaaccTGCCCAGTTACACACAAAATTTGGATTGACTGGAAAAATACTGGAATCTTTGGGTACCCAtgggaaaatgaaatgcCTCTTTAGTAACGTTTTAAAACAGCACGATAAGgtttttatctttttgtaCAAACGAGTTTATCCGGTGTGGTTTCCCCCCACGTGGGGCGGCGACCCTCACCTGGGCCCCGATGATAAGCCCGTGCAGCGCAAGCTGAAGGGGTGTGAAATGTAACGCAAATGATAAATTCAAATGGTAAATTAAAATGGGCTTTATGCTTCCATCTCCAACAAAACAGTCATTTGCAGCTGAGCGCTCTGCGTGctaaattcgtttttttgaTGTGGATAGGCGAATATTCATTCAGGCGCGATCGTACATGTAAGAAAATTAACGCACAAGTGGGCGATTCATTATTATAATTGTTAAGTTCAAGTAAAccggaaaaaaaagcggcATTTTACAGTTTGTCACA is a genomic window containing:
- a CDS encoding ribosome biogenesis protein TSR1, putative, which codes for MKHRSHLKQQNKHFKKLKNHKKNNKSAKNLQKKKKKNLIQKYSSILHRAFQSHSSKVNNIKSELEEKSKYIPFYNCLNICLLGFHEDADVLSFKKEFIKYLCEKNGDNIITDTINLYDIYTVHAEKKKKRSLVIYDIPRDIYGIIDGTKCADIVLCIFKDGSIENSSFDELGYNLLSLLKIQGVPSVIGVGYNTDESSKYSQKFVTRYFNSEFTQHDKIFFINGSNGGSTDHLSSNGDFYKLYSEIMNMKIRNVSYREGRGYMMVNSYAYNEETDSIYLKGFVKGAGFNTNNPIHITSAGDYYIDDIYVIDVMTSKRNNGDEKTEKQINGLSQRNQSEGINSNFLSDILTRQTNPDRNFYYNCNNIDYNFLPIQKCENRYNMNEEDDLVCVRPYIEEEQRLQCDNLMTLMDSSNGEVTTGRGPNIRDDHSCEGGDLVYKFNLDNALSNGSSNQKGWLQSGSNGATCVEQPNTFNVLYGSSTNMNSNNTQGGTDGRGNSNHSWTYVSNEKHEVGEDFICSYNRNETLNARKYFLESNNTVRSKESHLKNGEESSASSSAEESEDDLDVDMDMEGEEGNIPTNGAASSAINDDDIERDSNNSDHVYLCKNISAKERFRKYRILQSFKSSYIDVYEDLPLAYSRVYDYENYENLSKYSKKKFVENSKIIRGEFTITDAYCLFVIKNDGKLLHLINDIKKKNLPIVVSSLLPYERKVTVVNMEVERMTSYSEKVESKEVFEIVCGFRHFIGCPIFSEQIIKGIQSKGKYEKHLKHGKKYVASIFGFTTVTNAPVFLIKKITSWGNGNINTYSLSAQAGKSEMGLIEQNWGNTIHSEGFHYNGEEPNDMHTCGDAYTNYGGDSVNTTPVIVAHGKVVSCDCKRIIMKRISLCGDIFKIHKKKAVIRNMFYRPEDINYFKPAQLHTKFGLTGKILESLGTHGKMKCLFSNVLKQHDKVFIFLYKRVYPVWFPPTWGGDPHLGPDDKPVQRKLKGCEM